A window of Anaerolineae bacterium genomic DNA:
GGCTGGTCAAGACCGGCCTGGTGGAAAGGGCGGAGAAGGTCCTGAAAGCCTCGAACGTGGATTACGTCCTGTTCGCGGATGTCATCCCCAACCCGCCCATCGCACTGGTGGACCATGGTGCCGAGGTGTACAAGCGGGAAGGATGCGACGGCCTGATCGGCTTCGGCGGCGGCAGTTCCATGGATACCGCCAAGGCCATCGGCGTGGTGGTGGCCAACGGTGGTTCTATCCTGCAATATGAATGGGCCGATCCTCAGCCCATCAAGAAGCGCGTCCCGCCGCTGATCACCGTGCCGACCACCGCCGGCACCGGCAGTGAGGTCACCCTGTGGGCGGTCATCACTGACCCCAACCGCCACATCAAGTTCAACGTCGGCGGCACCGGTCTCATCGCCCCATACGTGGCGCTGATTGACCCCGAGCTGACCCTGGGACTGCCGGCCCCCATCACCGCCGGCACCGGCCTGGATGCCCTGACCCATGCCATCGAATGCTACACCTGCGCCTATGCCCAGCCCTGGCCCGACGCCGTGGCCCTGTGGGCGATCGAAGAAATTGGCAAATGGCTGCGCATCGCCTTCGCCCAGGGCAACAACCTCAAGGCCCGCTACCAGATGTCCATGGCCGCCATGCTCGCCGGCATGTCCTACGGCACCGAGAGCGCCGGCGCCGTGCAC
This region includes:
- a CDS encoding iron-containing alcohol dehydrogenase, whose protein sequence is LVKTGLVERAEKVLKASNVDYVLFADVIPNPPIALVDHGAEVYKREGCDGLIGFGGGSSMDTAKAIGVVVANGGSILQYEWADPQPIKKRVPPLITVPTTAGTGSEVTLWAVITDPNRHIKFNVGGTGLIAPYVALIDPELTLGLPAPITAGTGLDALTHAIECYTCAYAQPWPDAVALWAIEEIGKWLRIAFAQGNNLKARYQMSMAAMLAGMSYGTESAGAVHAMSQTAGGVYDLPHGTLTAALLPHVMAYNYLGEPEKYARIALALGEDIRGLSVWDAAWKAVEAVRRLVKDLEIPTLAQMGIPKKDIPMLAELAFKDPQTIGNPRDLTLESYIKIYESCFEE